Proteins encoded by one window of Polaribacter haliotis:
- a CDS encoding DUF6913 domain-containing protein, with amino-acid sequence MIFKKLKHNILQKKFDKALQKSTINRVVSQKKIQSVGILTSEEIFSKLDILPIVEEILEVRNTKIYSFRPFNKLDEFSYKHFSENDINWKGEFIQENFESFLQQPFDLLICYFNKPNLYLESAVLQSKASFNVGFSGVNSNLFEIEISEDILNVNEFTLELKKYLQIIKKL; translated from the coding sequence ATGATATTTAAAAAACTAAAACATAATATTCTTCAAAAAAAGTTCGACAAAGCTTTACAGAAATCTACAATTAATAGAGTGGTTTCTCAAAAGAAAATACAGTCTGTAGGTATTTTAACGTCAGAAGAAATTTTCTCTAAACTAGACATTTTGCCTATTGTTGAAGAGATTTTAGAAGTTAGAAATACGAAAATTTATAGTTTTAGACCCTTTAATAAGTTAGACGAATTTTCTTATAAGCATTTCTCTGAAAACGATATCAATTGGAAAGGAGAGTTTATTCAAGAAAATTTCGAGAGCTTTTTACAACAACCTTTCGACTTATTAATTTGTTATTTTAACAAACCAAACTTGTATTTAGAAAGTGCTGTTTTACAGTCGAAAGCATCTTTTAATGTAGGTTTTTCGGGTGTGAATTCAAACTTATTTGAAATAGAAATTTCTGAGGATATTCTAAATGTAAACGAATTTACTTTAGAGTTAAAAAAATACCTTCAAATTATTAAAAAACTTTAA
- the dapA gene encoding 4-hydroxy-tetrahydrodipicolinate synthase yields the protein MQEFIGTGVALITPFKEDLSVDFDALVKLVNFNIENGTDYLVINGTTGESATISKEERKQIIDVIAKANNKRLPLVLGIGGNNTLEVVKDIKNTDLSNIDGILSVAPYYSKPTQEGFYQHFKAIAEATEKPIILYNVPGRTAKNMDVSTTIRLAKDFKNVVGVKEAGNNTQQYLELLRDKPADFLIISGDDDLALGVTLAGGSGVISVIGQAFPKEFSTMINCGLEGKNKEGYAIHFKMMEIIDLIFAENNPAGIKAVLQELNISSDYVRLPLVPASEELQSKITKFVNQF from the coding sequence ATGCAAGAGTTTATTGGAACAGGAGTTGCCTTAATTACACCTTTTAAAGAAGATTTAAGTGTAGATTTTGATGCACTTGTAAAGTTGGTGAATTTCAACATAGAAAATGGTACAGATTACTTAGTAATTAATGGTACAACTGGAGAAAGCGCTACCATTTCAAAGGAAGAAAGGAAACAAATTATAGACGTTATCGCAAAAGCAAATAACAAACGTTTGCCTTTGGTTTTAGGTATTGGAGGTAACAATACTTTAGAAGTTGTAAAAGATATAAAAAATACAGATTTATCAAATATCGATGGTATTTTATCAGTAGCACCTTATTACAGTAAACCAACACAAGAAGGTTTTTATCAGCATTTTAAAGCGATTGCAGAAGCTACAGAAAAACCAATTATTTTATATAATGTTCCAGGTAGAACAGCGAAAAACATGGATGTTTCTACAACAATTCGTTTGGCAAAAGATTTTAAAAATGTAGTTGGAGTTAAAGAAGCAGGAAATAATACACAGCAATATTTAGAATTATTACGTGATAAGCCAGCAGATTTTTTAATTATTTCTGGTGATGATGATCTAGCTTTAGGAGTAACTTTAGCAGGAGGTTCTGGAGTTATTTCTGTAATTGGCCAAGCATTTCCAAAAGAATTTTCTACAATGATTAATTGTGGTTTAGAAGGAAAAAACAAAGAAGGTTATGCCATTCATTTTAAAATGATGGAAATTATCGACTTAATTTTTGCTGAAAATAATCCTGCAGGAATTAAAGCTGTATTACAAGAACTAAACATTTCATCAGATTATGTTAGGCTTCCATTAGTTCCAGCAAGTGAAGAATTGCAGTCTAAAATAACGAAATTTGTAAATCAGTTTTAA
- a CDS encoding outer membrane protein assembly factor BamD translates to MQKIKNLACLFTLSLLLFSCGEYQKVLNKGTAEEQYKMAVKMYESQKYGKALRLFEKITPTYRGKPQMERIQFMVAQSNYNEKNYTLAGYYFDRFTKNYPNSSKKEEAAFLSANSYKLASPRFSLDPTDTNKALESYQSFINTYPDSDKIEEANKDYKELRYKLEKKYFEIAKTYYRTADYDARNYNAAIQAFDNLLEDYLGTEFKEEAFYYRFKAANDFVFKSTDRRKIERIKDATDAYDKLVRSFPETTYLEDANDMLAKLKQEQARIDALIANMKKIENIQKK, encoded by the coding sequence ATGCAAAAAATTAAAAATTTAGCGTGTTTATTTACACTTAGTTTACTACTGTTTTCTTGTGGTGAATATCAAAAAGTATTAAATAAAGGTACTGCAGAAGAGCAGTATAAAATGGCCGTAAAAATGTACGAAAGTCAAAAATACGGTAAAGCATTGCGTTTATTCGAAAAAATAACACCAACTTATAGAGGAAAACCTCAAATGGAGCGTATTCAATTTATGGTTGCACAGTCTAATTATAACGAAAAAAATTATACGCTAGCAGGTTATTATTTCGATCGTTTCACAAAAAACTATCCTAATAGTTCTAAGAAAGAAGAAGCCGCATTTTTGTCTGCAAATAGTTACAAGTTAGCTTCACCACGTTTTAGTTTAGATCCAACAGATACAAACAAAGCATTGGAATCTTACCAAAGTTTTATAAATACGTATCCAGATTCAGATAAGATAGAGGAAGCAAACAAAGATTATAAAGAACTACGATATAAATTAGAAAAGAAATATTTCGAAATTGCAAAAACGTATTATAGAACTGCAGATTACGATGCAAGAAACTACAATGCTGCTATTCAAGCTTTTGATAATTTATTAGAAGATTATTTAGGAACAGAATTTAAAGAAGAAGCATTTTATTATCGTTTTAAAGCAGCAAACGATTTTGTTTTTAAAAGTACAGATAGAAGAAAAATTGAGCGTATTAAAGATGCTACAGATGCTTATGATAAGTTGGTAAGAAGTTTTCCTGAAACAACTTACCTAGAAGATGCTAACGATATGTTGGCCAAATTAAAACAAGAACAAGCAAGAATAGATGCTTTAATAGCAAATATGAAAAAAATAGAAAATATTCAAAAGAAATAA
- a CDS encoding DNA-directed RNA polymerase subunit omega gives MDYKDTKAALTTITYDKNELEAQTENIYEAISIIAKRAEQVNNDLKKELVEKLDEFATYNDSLEEVFENKEQIEVSKFYERLPKPTAIAVEEWLNDKIYHRTPDAQ, from the coding sequence ATGGATTATAAAGATACAAAAGCAGCCTTAACAACTATTACTTACGATAAGAATGAGTTGGAAGCGCAAACAGAAAATATTTACGAAGCTATCTCTATTATTGCAAAGAGAGCAGAGCAAGTAAATAATGATTTGAAAAAAGAATTGGTAGAGAAATTAGACGAATTCGCAACTTACAACGATAGTTTAGAAGAAGTATTTGAAAATAAAGAGCAAATAGAAGTTTCTAAATTTTACGAAAGATTACCAAAACCAACGGCAATTGCTGTTGAAGAATGGTTAAACGACAAAATTTACCATAGAACACCAGACGCACAATAA
- the coaBC gene encoding bifunctional phosphopantothenoylcysteine decarboxylase/phosphopantothenate--cysteine ligase CoaBC, with protein sequence MSVLSGKKILLGITAGIAAYKTAGLVRLFIKLGAEVKVIMTPASKDFITPLTLSTLSKNPVHSTFYDKEDENELWNNHVDLGLWADYMLIAPATANTLSKMANGICDNLLLATYLSAKCPVYFAPAMDLDMYIHPSTKQSLDTLKSFGNIIIPATSGELASGLVGEGRMAEPEDIVSFMENDILSKLPLKGKKLLLTAGPTYEAIDPVRFIGNHSSGKMGFAIAKAAANLGAEVFLISGPSHQQIKHSFVHRIDVISAEEMYKESHKYFGEVDIAILSAAVADYKPKNVAIQKIKKTDTSLEIHLAPTKDILASLGAIKKDQFLVGFALETNNELENAKGKLIRKNLDAIVLNSLQDKGAGFATDTNKITIIDKNLNEKTFKLKSKQEVAKDIINEIIKKIHA encoded by the coding sequence ATGTCTGTTTTAAGCGGAAAAAAGATTCTTTTAGGAATAACTGCCGGAATTGCCGCTTACAAAACGGCAGGTTTAGTCCGTTTATTTATAAAATTAGGCGCAGAAGTCAAAGTTATTATGACGCCTGCGTCTAAAGATTTTATAACACCTCTTACACTTTCCACACTTTCTAAAAATCCTGTTCATTCTACTTTTTATGATAAAGAAGACGAAAATGAATTATGGAATAATCATGTAGATTTAGGTCTTTGGGCAGATTATATGTTAATAGCACCTGCTACTGCAAATACATTGTCTAAAATGGCAAATGGTATTTGTGATAATTTGTTGTTAGCAACTTATTTATCTGCTAAATGTCCAGTTTATTTTGCTCCAGCAATGGATTTGGACATGTACATTCATCCATCTACAAAACAAAGTTTAGATACATTAAAAAGTTTTGGTAATATTATAATACCTGCAACTTCTGGCGAATTAGCAAGTGGTTTGGTTGGTGAAGGAAGAATGGCAGAACCAGAAGATATTGTTTCCTTTATGGAAAACGATATACTATCTAAATTGCCTTTAAAAGGAAAGAAACTATTATTAACAGCAGGACCAACTTACGAAGCAATTGATCCAGTTCGTTTTATTGGAAATCATTCTTCTGGAAAAATGGGATTTGCAATCGCAAAAGCGGCGGCAAATTTGGGGGCAGAAGTATTTTTAATTTCTGGGCCTTCACATCAACAAATAAAACATTCATTTGTACATAGAATAGACGTGATTTCTGCAGAAGAAATGTATAAAGAGTCACATAAATATTTTGGAGAAGTAGATATTGCAATTCTTTCTGCAGCAGTTGCAGATTATAAACCAAAAAATGTTGCTATTCAGAAAATAAAAAAGACAGATACATCGTTAGAGATTCATCTTGCACCAACAAAAGATATTTTGGCTTCTTTAGGAGCAATTAAGAAAGATCAATTTTTAGTTGGTTTTGCACTGGAAACAAATAACGAGTTGGAAAATGCAAAAGGTAAGCTAATTAGAAAGAATTTAGATGCGATTGTATTAAATTCCTTACAAGATAAAGGTGCAGGTTTTGCAACGGACACAAATAAAATTACTATTATTGATAAAAATTTGAATGAAAAAACTTTCAAATTAAAATCGAAGCAAGAAGTAGCAAAAGATATTATAAACGAAATTATAAAAAAAATACATGCGTAA
- a CDS encoding DUF4835 family protein — MRKVALLFILFFSVLSNKAQELNCLVTVNSEQIAGSNKQVFSTLQKALTEYINQTKWTNKTVKPEERVDCAITMIITSRDNNNFKATLQVQSTRPIYNSSYASPVLNLKDNEFSFKYNEFDPLIYNKNSFDSNLVSTIVFYVNVILGLDADTFLKFGGEAQLKEAQNVMLQAQQSGLATWQNVVGKQNKYLLIDNLLSPKLKAYRNTLYNYHMKGLDLFVSNKDAGKQGVEDSVIALKNIYNKSIGNYLIRLFFDSKGDELVNIYSEGPVTRNKNQLIQTLRNISPNNNPKWRKMD, encoded by the coding sequence ATGCGTAAAGTTGCGTTACTTTTTATATTATTCTTCTCAGTTTTAAGCAACAAAGCTCAAGAATTAAATTGTTTAGTTACAGTAAATTCAGAGCAAATCGCAGGTTCTAATAAGCAGGTTTTTTCTACACTTCAAAAAGCTTTAACAGAATATATAAACCAAACAAAGTGGACAAATAAAACTGTAAAACCAGAAGAAAGAGTAGATTGTGCTATTACCATGATTATTACTTCTAGAGATAATAATAATTTTAAGGCGACGCTGCAAGTACAATCCACAAGACCTATTTATAATTCTAGTTATGCAAGTCCTGTTTTAAATTTAAAAGACAACGAATTCTCTTTTAAATACAACGAGTTCGATCCGTTAATTTATAACAAAAATTCTTTCGATAGCAATTTGGTGTCAACCATTGTGTTTTATGTAAATGTAATCTTAGGATTAGATGCAGATACTTTTTTAAAGTTTGGTGGAGAAGCACAATTAAAAGAAGCGCAAAATGTAATGTTGCAAGCACAACAAAGTGGTTTAGCTACTTGGCAAAATGTGGTGGGGAAACAAAATAAATATTTATTGATAGACAATTTGTTATCTCCAAAACTAAAAGCATATAGAAACACACTTTATAATTATCATATGAAAGGTTTAGATTTATTCGTTTCGAATAAAGATGCAGGAAAACAAGGTGTGGAAGACAGTGTTATTGCTTTAAAAAATATCTACAATAAATCAATTGGAAATTACTTAATTCGTTTGTTTTTTGATTCAAAAGGCGATGAGTTGGTAAATATTTATTCAGAAGGTCCAGTGACAAGAAACAAAAACCAATTGATACAAACTTTAAGAAACATATCTCCAAACAACAATCCTAAGTGGAGAAAGATGGATTAA
- the recN gene encoding DNA repair protein RecN: MLTQLSINNYALIDSLSINFSSGLSIITGETGAGKSILLGALGLVLGNRADLSSLKDTSQKCIVEAKMAIANYNLEDFFMEVDLDYEAETIIRREILPSGKSRAFVNDTPVTLSVLNELRNKLIDVHSQHQTMELSDNAFQFSIIDALAKNKNKIDSYKRGYLQLQQLEKELKELERIQKEANQQYDYNLHLFKELEEANLKVDEQEDLEERLEKLNNIEDIKTNLSEALEISNNEEIGIQNLLNTLENRLSKIASFSKEYQQIAERITSVKIEIDDVVAELEDANENVDFNPNEAEEINDRLQLIYNLQKKHTVNSVEELLSVFEDLSDKVQQVESAEDTINKKKQEIHSVSEKLDKVADLITKSRTVAIPKLTKELENLLADLGMQNARFSIKIKQTIVYFSNGKDNLEFLFSANKGGNFGELKKVASGGELSRIMLAVKKILSENIHLPTIIFDEIDTGVSGEVSNKIAAIMQQMSKFMQVVAITHLPQIAAKGNNHYKVYKEEVKGVTTTNLKPLSKEERVLEIAEMLSGKDYSESALTHAKELLN; this comes from the coding sequence TTGCTAACACAACTTTCCATAAATAACTACGCATTAATCGATTCATTATCAATTAACTTCTCCTCAGGTTTATCCATAATTACTGGAGAAACTGGAGCTGGAAAATCGATACTTTTAGGCGCTTTAGGTTTGGTTTTGGGTAATAGAGCAGATTTATCTTCTTTAAAAGATACTTCACAAAAATGTATTGTGGAAGCTAAAATGGCAATTGCGAATTATAATTTAGAAGATTTTTTTATGGAAGTCGATTTAGATTATGAAGCAGAAACCATTATTAGAAGAGAAATTTTGCCTTCAGGAAAATCACGTGCTTTTGTAAATGACACGCCTGTTACACTTTCAGTTTTAAACGAATTAAGAAATAAGTTAATTGATGTGCATTCGCAACATCAAACCATGGAATTGTCCGATAATGCTTTCCAATTTTCTATTATTGATGCATTGGCAAAAAACAAAAATAAAATAGATTCTTACAAAAGAGGTTATTTGCAACTGCAACAATTAGAAAAAGAATTAAAAGAATTAGAGCGCATTCAAAAAGAGGCAAACCAACAATATGATTATAATTTGCATCTGTTTAAAGAGCTAGAAGAAGCAAATTTAAAGGTTGATGAGCAAGAAGATTTAGAAGAAAGATTAGAGAAGTTAAATAATATTGAAGATATTAAAACAAACTTATCTGAAGCGTTAGAAATCTCTAATAATGAGGAAATAGGGATTCAGAATTTGCTAAATACTTTAGAAAATCGATTGTCTAAAATAGCTTCTTTCTCTAAAGAATACCAACAAATAGCAGAAAGAATAACATCCGTAAAAATAGAAATAGATGATGTTGTTGCAGAGTTAGAAGATGCAAATGAGAATGTAGATTTCAATCCTAATGAAGCAGAAGAAATTAACGATAGATTACAATTAATCTATAATTTACAAAAGAAACATACTGTAAATTCTGTTGAAGAATTATTATCCGTTTTTGAAGACTTGTCAGACAAAGTACAACAAGTTGAATCTGCTGAAGATACAATCAACAAGAAGAAACAAGAAATACATTCAGTTTCAGAAAAACTAGACAAAGTTGCCGATTTAATTACAAAATCTAGAACTGTTGCCATTCCAAAATTAACCAAAGAATTAGAAAATTTATTGGCAGATTTAGGAATGCAAAATGCACGTTTCTCTATAAAAATAAAACAAACAATTGTTTATTTTTCAAACGGAAAAGACAATTTAGAATTTTTATTTTCAGCAAATAAAGGTGGTAATTTTGGCGAGTTAAAGAAAGTAGCTTCAGGTGGAGAATTATCAAGAATAATGTTGGCTGTAAAGAAAATACTATCAGAAAACATACATTTACCAACAATTATTTTCGATGAAATTGATACTGGAGTTTCTGGAGAAGTTTCCAATAAAATCGCAGCAATTATGCAACAAATGAGCAAGTTTATGCAAGTTGTTGCCATTACACATTTACCACAAATCGCAGCAAAAGGTAATAACCATTACAAAGTTTATAAAGAAGAAGTAAAAGGTGTTACAACCACGAATTTAAAACCACTTTCTAAAGAAGAAAGAGTTTTAGAAATTGCAGAAATGTTAAGTGGAAAAGACTATTCTGAATCTGCTTTAACGCATGCTAAAGAATTGTTGAACTAG
- a CDS encoding enoyl-ACP reductase FabI, producing MYNLLKGKKGIIFGALNEHSIAWKTAERAHEEGAEFVLTNAPIAMRMGELDTLAAKTGSQIIPADATSVEDLENLVEKSMAILGGKIDFVLHSIGMSVNVRKGKHYTDPKYDFTTKGWDVSAVSFHKTMNVLYNKNAMNEWGSIVALTYMAAQRVFPDYNDMADNKAYLESIARSFGYFFGRDHKVRVNTISQSPTPTTAGSGVKGFDGFIAYSEKMSPLGNATALECADYTISLFSDLTKKVTLQNLFHDGGFSNMGVSDAVMEKFE from the coding sequence ATGTACAACTTACTAAAAGGAAAAAAAGGAATTATTTTTGGAGCATTAAACGAACATTCAATCGCTTGGAAAACTGCAGAAAGAGCACATGAAGAAGGAGCAGAGTTTGTGTTAACAAACGCACCAATTGCAATGAGAATGGGAGAATTAGATACTTTAGCAGCAAAAACTGGTTCTCAAATTATTCCTGCAGATGCAACATCTGTAGAAGATTTAGAAAATTTAGTAGAAAAATCGATGGCCATTTTAGGCGGAAAAATAGATTTCGTTTTACATTCTATAGGTATGTCCGTTAATGTAAGAAAAGGCAAACATTATACAGATCCAAAATACGATTTCACCACAAAAGGTTGGGATGTTTCTGCAGTTTCCTTTCATAAAACTATGAACGTTTTATACAACAAAAACGCTATGAACGAGTGGGGAAGTATTGTCGCTTTAACATATATGGCAGCACAAAGAGTTTTTCCAGATTATAATGATATGGCTGACAATAAAGCCTATTTAGAGTCCATTGCTCGTAGTTTTGGGTACTTCTTTGGACGCGATCATAAAGTGCGTGTAAATACTATTTCTCAATCACCAACTCCAACAACTGCAGGAAGTGGTGTAAAGGGTTTTGACGGTTTTATTGCTTATTCAGAAAAGATGAGTCCTTTAGGAAATGCAACTGCTTTAGAATGTGCAGATTATACGATTTCTCTATTTTCCGATTTAACGAAGAAAGTAACTTTACAAAACTTATTTCACGATGGTGGTTTTTCAAATATGGGCGTAAGTGACGCAGTTATGGAAAAATTTGAGTAG
- a CDS encoding glycosyltransferase, translating into MNLHFSIIIPVYNRPQEIDELLESLTKQDFSDAFEVLIIEDGSTYSSKEIVEKYKSQLDLKYFFKENSGAGASRNFGMEKATGNYFIILDSDVLVPSQYLSEVKKALEANFTDAFGGPDAAHKSFTALQKAINYSMTSVLTTGGIRGKKKGVGKFQPRSFNLGLSKKAFEKTNGFSKMKNGEDIDLTFRLWENKFETQLIDKAFVYHKRRSTIQQFYKQTFGFGTARPILNKKYPKTAKITYWFPSVFILGFDLSVLLAFFGYFQLLYFFVFYFLFIFLDSLLQNKNIKVAFLSIITSFTQFLGYGLGFLESQFFVKK; encoded by the coding sequence TTGAACCTACATTTCTCCATAATAATCCCAGTTTATAACCGTCCGCAAGAAATAGATGAGTTATTAGAAAGTCTTACAAAACAAGATTTTTCTGATGCTTTCGAGGTTTTAATCATTGAAGATGGTTCTACATATTCTTCAAAAGAAATTGTAGAGAAGTATAAAAGCCAACTTGATTTAAAATATTTCTTTAAGGAAAATAGTGGTGCAGGAGCTAGTCGAAATTTCGGCATGGAAAAAGCCACAGGAAACTATTTTATCATATTAGATTCCGATGTTCTTGTTCCTTCTCAATATTTATCCGAAGTAAAAAAAGCATTAGAAGCTAATTTTACAGATGCTTTTGGTGGTCCAGATGCCGCGCATAAAAGTTTTACTGCTTTACAAAAAGCCATTAATTATTCCATGACTTCAGTTTTAACTACAGGCGGAATTCGAGGAAAGAAAAAAGGAGTTGGAAAATTTCAGCCAAGAAGCTTCAATTTGGGTTTGTCTAAAAAAGCATTCGAAAAAACAAACGGTTTTTCTAAAATGAAAAATGGAGAAGATATAGATTTAACTTTTCGCTTGTGGGAAAACAAATTCGAAACACAATTAATAGACAAAGCATTTGTATACCACAAACGTAGAAGTACCATTCAGCAGTTTTACAAACAAACATTCGGTTTTGGTACAGCAAGACCAATTCTAAATAAAAAATACCCAAAAACAGCTAAAATTACGTATTGGTTTCCAAGTGTATTTATTTTAGGTTTCGATTTAAGTGTTTTGTTAGCTTTCTTTGGATATTTTCAACTTTTATATTTTTTCGTATTTTATTTTTTGTTTATTTTTTTAGACTCTTTGCTTCAAAATAAAAATATTAAAGTTGCTTTTTTGAGTATCATTACTTCTTTTACTCAGTTTTTAGGCTATGGATTGGGTTTTTTAGAATCTCAATTTTTTGTAAAGAAATAA
- a CDS encoding copper homeostasis protein CutC has product MLLEICANSYQSALNAQNAGVDRIELCSELSVGGITPSFGLLEKVAKEITILTNVLIRPRSGNFCYSDAEFKQMKKDILICKKLGFNGIVSGILNADNSINIERTKEIIELSKPLSFTFHRAFDCVTNPKKSLQELIDLKVDRILTSGLQENAINGIDLLIELQKLAGEKLIILPGSGINADNVNVFKEVGFKEIHASASKIINSEKSVFFGNIAQTESNIQEIESILKVIK; this is encoded by the coding sequence ATGCTGTTAGAAATCTGCGCAAACTCATATCAATCTGCCTTAAATGCTCAAAATGCTGGAGTCGATAGAATTGAACTTTGCTCAGAATTATCTGTTGGAGGAATTACACCTTCTTTTGGATTATTAGAAAAAGTTGCCAAAGAAATTACAATTCTTACGAATGTATTAATTCGTCCAAGAAGCGGGAATTTTTGTTATTCTGATGCCGAGTTTAAACAAATGAAAAAAGACATTTTAATTTGTAAAAAATTAGGATTTAATGGAATTGTTTCTGGAATTTTAAATGCTGATAATTCAATAAATATTGAAAGAACAAAAGAAATAATTGAACTTTCTAAACCTCTTTCTTTTACGTTTCATAGAGCTTTTGATTGTGTTACAAACCCAAAAAAATCTTTACAAGAATTAATAGATTTAAAAGTGGATAGAATTCTAACTTCTGGCTTGCAAGAAAACGCAATCAACGGAATTGATTTATTAATTGAATTACAAAAACTAGCTGGAGAAAAATTAATTATTCTTCCAGGAAGTGGTATTAATGCTGATAATGTTAATGTTTTTAAAGAAGTTGGTTTTAAGGAAATTCATGCTTCTGCTTCTAAAATTATAAATTCTGAAAAAAGTGTATTTTTTGGAAATATTGCTCAAACAGAATCTAATATTCAAGAGATAGAAAGTATTTTAAAAGTAATTAAATAG
- a CDS encoding glycoside hydrolase domain-containing protein: MKFNFHLFFITLFLISSRNNTPEIIETKIDKNLISYVNPMIGTSKMGHVYPGATAPFGMVQLSPQTNFEVMFKDGKYNAATYEYFAGYQYRDTTIVGFAHTNFSGTGHSDLGDLLVMPTVGDLVLDPIETKEGKKATLNLENGNTLVISSENQSKENVYVSKLTINGKEINRNYILHNEIMDGGEFVFTMSNQSKK, encoded by the coding sequence ATGAAATTTAATTTCCATCTATTTTTTATTACACTTTTTCTTATTTCTAGTCGTAATAATACCCCTGAAATTATTGAAACAAAAATAGATAAAAATTTAATTTCTTACGTAAATCCAATGATTGGCACTAGTAAAATGGGGCATGTTTATCCTGGAGCAACAGCGCCTTTTGGAATGGTGCAATTGAGTCCGCAAACAAACTTCGAGGTTATGTTTAAAGACGGAAAATACAATGCTGCTACTTACGAGTATTTTGCAGGTTATCAATATAGAGATACTACAATCGTAGGTTTTGCACACACGAATTTTAGTGGAACAGGACATTCAGATTTAGGAGATTTATTAGTAATGCCAACAGTTGGTGATTTGGTTTTAGACCCAATTGAAACGAAAGAAGGGAAAAAAGCAACTTTGAATTTAGAAAACGGAAATACATTAGTTATTTCTAGTGAAAATCAATCTAAAGAAAATGTTTATGTTTCTAAATTGACAATTAATGGAAAAGAAATCAATAGAAATTATATATTGCATAACGAAATTATGGATGGAGGAGAATTTGTTTTTACAATGTCTAATCAATCAAAAAAATAA
- a CDS encoding N(4)-(beta-N-acetylglucosaminyl)-L-asparaginase, whose translation MKRRNFLKKASVTGLGLVTVSSSMISCDDTQKEKKTVSASKTVVPVVVATWNFKNATKAAWEVLEKGGNSLDAIEAGCRVEEADLKNTTVGNGGTPDRDGNVTLDACIMNKEGNYGAVVCMENIAHPISVARKVMEDTPHVLLAGKGAEQFAVSQGFKRENLLNENTIKAWEKWKEKSEYKPIINIENHDTIGMLAIDKNGDISGGCTTSGLAYKMAGRVGDSAVIGSGLFIDNTVGGATATGMGEEVLKTVGSFLIVELMRQGRTPQEACEEGVRRIVTSNPNFKNFQVGYVALNKKGEYGCYCIHGGFGISKYQEGEQTYVESDSHIKKA comes from the coding sequence ATGAAAAGAAGGAATTTTTTAAAAAAAGCATCAGTAACTGGTTTAGGCTTGGTTACAGTTTCATCTTCAATGATAAGTTGCGATGATACTCAAAAAGAAAAAAAAACAGTTTCAGCAAGTAAAACCGTAGTTCCAGTTGTAGTTGCAACTTGGAATTTTAAAAACGCGACAAAAGCGGCTTGGGAAGTTCTAGAAAAAGGAGGCAATTCTTTAGATGCAATTGAAGCAGGTTGTAGAGTAGAAGAAGCAGATTTAAAGAATACAACAGTAGGTAATGGAGGAACACCAGATAGAGATGGAAATGTTACTTTAGATGCTTGTATTATGAACAAAGAAGGTAATTATGGTGCAGTAGTTTGCATGGAGAATATTGCACACCCAATTTCTGTGGCTCGTAAAGTTATGGAAGATACACCACATGTCTTGTTGGCAGGAAAAGGAGCAGAGCAATTTGCGGTTTCTCAAGGTTTCAAAAGAGAAAACTTATTGAATGAAAATACGATAAAAGCGTGGGAAAAATGGAAAGAAAAATCAGAATATAAACCGATTATCAATATAGAAAATCACGATACGATAGGTATGTTAGCGATTGACAAAAATGGTGATATTTCTGGAGGCTGTACCACAAGTGGTTTAGCCTATAAAATGGCTGGTAGAGTTGGAGATTCTGCTGTAATTGGATCTGGTTTATTTATAGACAATACAGTTGGTGGAGCTACTGCTACTGGAATGGGAGAAGAGGTTTTAAAAACGGTAGGTAGTTTTTTAATTGTAGAATTAATGAGGCAAGGAAGAACACCACAAGAAGCTTGTGAAGAAGGAGTTAGAAGAATTGTAACTTCGAATCCGAATTTTAAAAACTTTCAAGTTGGGTATGTTGCCTTAAATAAAAAAGGAGAATATGGTTGTTACTGTATTCATGGTGGTTTTGGAATTAGTAAATATCAAGAAGGAGAACAAACGTATGTGGAATCAGATTCTCATATTAAGAAAGCGTAG